Below is a window of Vibrio gazogenes DNA.
ACCAGAGCGCGGTCAGGATTTTCGATATATTGAACCGATGCGGCCGGTAACCCGGCTTTTTCCAATGACAATTGAATGACTTTGACCAGTGCCATATTTGAGTTGAACGTCTCTTTTCCGCCCCGCAATATACTCGCATTACCGGTTTTCAAACATAGCACGGCAATATCGATTGTTACATTGGGACGCGCTTCATAAATGACACCGACAACCCCCAACGGCACACGACGACGAGAAAGAGACATGCCATTTTCCAGAATACGACGATCCATTTCTTGACCCACCGGGTCCTGTAAACCAACCACATTCCGTACATCACTGGCAATGCCGGCTAAACGCTCAGTGTTGAGTAATAACCGATCCAACAAAGCCTCGCTTAATCCTGACTGACGCCCTTGCTCAATATCTTGTGCATTCGCTGCCAAAATTGCATCACGGTTTGCTTCCAGCTCATCGGCAATAATGGTTAAAGCCCGGTTTTTCTGTGCCGTTGTTGCTGTTGATAATTGGAAAGCAGCTTCTTTCGCAGCTTTTCCCATCGATATTAGATCCACGCTATGCTTCCTTTTTATTCCTGAATCACGACCATATCATCCCGATGTACAACTTCGGAACCATAATCATGCCCCAGCAGTTCATTAATTTCTTTACTATGTTTTCCCTGAATAATCTCTAGATCCTGACTGGAATAGGAAGAAATCCCTCGGGCGATCACCTGCCGTGACTGATTGAGAATAATGGCCACATCACCTCGGGAAAACACACCATAAATACCGATAATCCCTTTCGCCAGCAGGCTACTTCCCTGAAAAACAACTGCGTTCACGGCGCCATCATCAATCATAATTTCGCCAGATGCTGCCGGCCCGGCCAGAATCCAACGCTTGCGATTCTCCAACGCTTCTTCCAATGGTAAGAAACGCGTCCCTTGAGGATGTTCGCTCAATGAATCCGAAATCACATTTGGTGCCCGCCCTGAAGCAATAATCACTTCAATACCAGCCCGACGAGCAATATCTGCGGCTTGTAACTTAGTTGCCATGCCGCCAGTACCGAGTGTCGTACCGCTTCCCCCTGCAATTTTCCGCAGCGTATCATCAATTTTTTTGACTTCCCGAATCAACTCAGCATTTGGATCTTTACGCGGGTCTGCTGTAAAAAGTCCCGATTGATCGGTTAAAAGCAGAAGTTTATCTGCACCACATAATATACCGACTAACGCGGATAGGTTGTCATTATCACCCACTTTAATTTCAACGGTTGCGACAGCATCGTTTTCATTCACGATTGGAATAATGTCATGGGCGATTAACGAATTCACGGTATCTCGTGCATTTAAAAAACGTTCACGATCTTCTAAATCAGCACGAGTCAGTAACATCTGACCGATTTTGAGATCGTAAATCGAGAATAGAGATTCCCAGACCTGTATGAGCTGGCTTTGACCGACGGCTGCCAGCAATTGCTTACTTGCGATCGTATTCGGCAATGCCGGATAGTCAAGATGTTCCCTTCCGGCAGCGATTGCCCCCGAAGAGACTAAGACAACTGCATGCCCTTGCCGCTTCAGCTCAGCACACTGCCGGACAAGCTCTACCATTTGTGCCCGATCAAGCGCTAGCGTCCCGCCAGTCAGAACACTGGTTCCCAACTTGATAATAATTGTTTTTGATTGTCGTTCGTTTTCAGGTTGTTCTATCGCCATCATCAATCATACGATCTAAGTAGAAAAGGAGAGATTCTTTTTAGCAATCAAAAGGGCAATTCACAAGTAGAAAAAGGTGCAACCGCACCTTTTTTAACAGAATGAGAAAATAAGAGGAGAATTATTTATCGACTAACAGAGGATCGCAGGTGACTAGCGCATAGCCAAATTTATCATTGAGTAACGTTTCAAGCTTTTCGTGGAACGCTTTTTGAGTTCGATGAACTTCTGCTAATGCCTTAGGTTGAGGCTCTTCAAGGACCCAGTTTCCGACGTGATCATATCGCCCAATCGCATATTTTGCTTCAAACTGCTGTTCATCCGTGTGTGATAATGACATCCACCACCCCCAAAATTCCCTCACTTCCGGTGATTTTTTATCATCGACGCAAACAGCCAAACAATCAAATTGATAAGTGCCACTCTGATACTGTTCTTCTCTCAAATATGGACCTAACAATTTAAAGGCTGCATTCAGTCGGTGGTAGGTTGGTTCCTTGCTCAATCCTGGCATTTCAGCACTCCTTTTTTACAGAATTGCATGTCACTTTAAAACTCAACAAAGCGCATATCTTGTACATAAAATAGCACAAAAATTCACTGAATCAGTTCATCTTCTAGCCAGTTTATCGCCAAATCGAGGGCTTGCTCATATCCGTGAAATAATGTCTTTGACTTAATCTCTTTTGCCTGCCCGCCAACACTATAAGTTGCAACCAATCGATTATCTGAAGGCGGTGATACCGGATCGCCCTCTAATCCCAAAGCCAAGATAGGCGTTTTTGTTTTTCTACCGGAAAGAAACCCTTGCGCTTTCAGTGACCACGCTCGCAACTGCATGGATAGACTGTCAATATCGACCACATTTTTCCCTAATCGAGATGCCAGCACATCCAAATACATCTTCGGCATCCGTTTTAATTTTTCAGGAGAAGACAGAATATCATGCACGGGTGCTCCCAAAACGATACAGGCTTTGATTTTATTGGATTCAATAAATGACAGTCGGACCATCGCGTTGCCGCCAAAACGAAAACCGATCAATCCGACACGATGGTGATCAACCCAGGGCAAACGAG
It encodes the following:
- the proB gene encoding glutamate 5-kinase — encoded protein: MAIEQPENERQSKTIIIKLGTSVLTGGTLALDRAQMVELVRQCAELKRQGHAVVLVSSGAIAAGREHLDYPALPNTIASKQLLAAVGQSQLIQVWESLFSIYDLKIGQMLLTRADLEDRERFLNARDTVNSLIAHDIIPIVNENDAVATVEIKVGDNDNLSALVGILCGADKLLLLTDQSGLFTADPRKDPNAELIREVKKIDDTLRKIAGGSGTTLGTGGMATKLQAADIARRAGIEVIIASGRAPNVISDSLSEHPQGTRFLPLEEALENRKRWILAGPAASGEIMIDDGAVNAVVFQGSSLLAKGIIGIYGVFSRGDVAIILNQSRQVIARGISSYSSQDLEIIQGKHSKEINELLGHDYGSEVVHRDDMVVIQE
- the crl gene encoding sigma factor-binding protein Crl, translating into MPGLSKEPTYHRLNAAFKLLGPYLREEQYQSGTYQFDCLAVCVDDKKSPEVREFWGWWMSLSHTDEQQFEAKYAIGRYDHVGNWVLEEPQPKALAEVHRTQKAFHEKLETLLNDKFGYALVTCDPLLVDK